In the Trueperaceae bacterium genome, one interval contains:
- a CDS encoding ABC transporter, whose protein sequence is MGFIMKGVDAEKYDRTYSDGQLVRRILSYFRPFWGIMIFVALMVVLDAGMSASLPVLIGRGIDSLIDSSLGGRPDLSKVILIVGAFLVAGVLAWTFNFFRQWFTARTVGSVVLNLREDAFDAVMTRDLSFYDEFPTGSIVSRVTSDTQEFANVVTLTLNLISQLLLVLIVAIILFTINVRLALLALAITPLIVAAALAFRHIARHTSQQARRVLAEVNTKVQESVAGISVAKTFRQENTIFEEFREVNKRSYDLNLRQGLVFSSIFPILGAIAGVGGAVVIYAGGLNVSTGSVSPGEWFLFVESINLFWFPLTSIASFWSQFQLGLSASERVFALIDAEPLVSQTDNRRLDHVAGHIKFEDVVFRYNEQEQVFDGFDLTIDENETLALVGHTGAGKSSIGKLIARYYEFQGGRILIDNQDIRSFDLGSYRRNLGLVQQSPFLFAGTVGDNIRYGNPEASDEEVTAVANSIGGGDWIDALQNGLDTPVGEEGKGISMGQRQLVSLARVLLKDPSIVILDEATASVDPFTEAQIQEGLDIVLRTRTAIVIAHRLSTIQAADRIIVLRQGEIIEIGNHDQLLARNGHYAELYNTYYRHQARDYNPQIKPTQ, encoded by the coding sequence ATGGGTTTCATCATGAAGGGCGTCGATGCGGAAAAGTACGACCGTACCTACAGCGATGGGCAACTGGTAAGACGGATACTGAGCTACTTTAGACCCTTTTGGGGGATCATGATTTTCGTGGCCCTTATGGTTGTACTGGACGCTGGAATGAGTGCTTCTCTTCCTGTTCTGATTGGTCGCGGAATTGATAGTCTCATTGACTCATCGCTGGGAGGGAGGCCGGATCTTAGTAAAGTAATTTTGATAGTGGGAGCCTTCCTGGTTGCGGGCGTACTGGCCTGGACTTTTAACTTTTTCCGCCAGTGGTTCACCGCCCGTACTGTTGGCTCTGTCGTCTTGAACCTCCGCGAGGATGCTTTCGACGCAGTAATGACCCGAGACCTTTCTTTCTACGATGAGTTTCCGACAGGCAGTATCGTCAGTCGTGTGACTTCAGACACTCAAGAATTCGCTAATGTGGTGACGCTCACGCTTAACCTCATTAGCCAACTATTGTTGGTTCTTATTGTGGCAATAATTTTGTTTACCATCAACGTTCGCCTTGCCCTCCTTGCATTAGCCATAACGCCATTGATAGTTGCAGCTGCTTTGGCTTTCCGACACATTGCGAGGCACACCTCTCAGCAGGCAAGACGGGTCTTAGCTGAGGTGAACACCAAGGTGCAAGAGTCGGTAGCTGGTATTTCCGTTGCTAAAACCTTCCGCCAAGAGAACACCATCTTTGAAGAGTTCCGTGAGGTTAACAAACGCTCTTACGACCTTAACTTGCGACAGGGCCTCGTATTCAGTTCGATCTTCCCTATTCTTGGAGCAATAGCTGGGGTGGGGGGCGCAGTAGTTATCTATGCCGGCGGGCTGAATGTGAGTACCGGATCAGTATCTCCTGGGGAGTGGTTTCTTTTTGTAGAGAGCATTAACCTGTTCTGGTTCCCACTAACTAGTATTGCTTCGTTCTGGAGTCAGTTCCAGCTCGGACTATCTGCTAGCGAGCGCGTCTTTGCTTTAATCGATGCTGAACCTTTAGTCTCCCAGACAGACAATCGGCGTCTCGATCATGTAGCGGGGCACATAAAGTTTGAAGATGTTGTTTTTCGATATAACGAGCAAGAACAAGTTTTTGATGGTTTTGACTTGACCATTGATGAGAATGAGACCCTTGCTTTAGTAGGTCACACTGGAGCGGGGAAATCAAGCATTGGGAAACTTATCGCTCGATATTATGAGTTTCAGGGGGGTCGAATTCTAATTGACAATCAAGATATCAGATCCTTTGACCTCGGGTCCTACCGTCGTAATCTTGGCCTCGTTCAACAATCACCATTTCTGTTTGCAGGCACCGTGGGCGATAACATCCGTTACGGTAACCCTGAAGCCTCGGACGAGGAGGTAACAGCAGTAGCTAATAGTATTGGTGGTGGTGATTGGATCGATGCTCTCCAGAACGGCCTAGATACCCCGGTGGGTGAAGAAGGAAAAGGTATTTCAATGGGTCAAAGACAACTGGTTTCCCTTGCCAGAGTACTGCTAAAAGATCCTTCTATCGTGATTCTTGACGAGGCCACAGCGAGCGTCGATCCCTTCACTGAAGCCCAAATCCAGGAGGGTCTTGATATCGTGCTGCGGACTCGCACAGCTATTGTGATTGCTCACCGTCTTTCAACTATTCAGGCCGCCGACCGGATTATCGTATTAAGACAGGGAGAGATCATCGAAATCGGCAACCATGACCAGTTGCTTGCCCGTAATGGTCACTACGCGGAACTTTACAATACGTACTATCGGCATCAAGCCCGAGACTACAATCCGCAGATCAAACCAACCCAGTAA
- a CDS encoding UMP kinase yields the protein MTLKRVLLKISGEFLAGEKGFGLDLEATQVISKEIATAHGSGVQLAVVVGGGNFWRGAQHGGSMDPATADYVGMLATVMNAVALQDTLEQNFIQTRVQSAISMQELAEPYIRRRALRHLEKDRIVIFAGGTGNPFFTTDTAATLRALEIDADMVLMAKNKVDGVYSEDPHQNPDAILYKQLTYLEVLNQDLRVMDATAISLCMGRDLPITVFDIFVEGNLERLLAGDQIGTRISNQS from the coding sequence ATGACCTTAAAACGAGTTTTACTCAAGATTTCAGGTGAGTTTCTTGCCGGAGAAAAAGGCTTCGGCCTTGATCTTGAAGCCACACAAGTCATCTCTAAGGAAATTGCAACTGCACATGGATCGGGTGTCCAGTTAGCGGTTGTCGTGGGCGGAGGCAACTTCTGGCGAGGGGCTCAACATGGTGGCAGCATGGATCCAGCAACCGCTGATTACGTTGGTATGCTTGCTACAGTCATGAACGCAGTAGCTCTTCAGGACACACTAGAACAGAACTTTATTCAAACCCGGGTTCAGTCAGCAATTAGCATGCAAGAGCTCGCTGAACCTTATATCCGCCGTCGTGCCCTGAGGCACCTTGAAAAGGATCGAATTGTTATCTTTGCAGGTGGAACTGGCAACCCGTTCTTCACAACTGACACAGCAGCAACACTTCGTGCACTGGAAATCGATGCTGACATGGTATTGATGGCTAAGAATAAAGTTGATGGGGTCTACAGTGAAGACCCACATCAAAATCCTGATGCCATTCTTTACAAACAACTAACCTACCTAGAAGTTCTGAATCAAGATCTTCGAGTAATGGACGCGACAGCTATTAGTTTATGTATGGGTCGTGATCTGCCTATTACCGTCTTTGATATTTTTGTCGAGGGTAATCTCGAACGACTCCTTGCAGGTGACCAAATTGGAACTCGGATTAGTAATCAGAGTTAG
- a CDS encoding ABC transporter: MTVRNTQPNREFRVDGEYTYDRSSPVRWVISHLLRYKSFLLGFLVSVVLLNIFNSAIPRLAGVAFDQVIGNDLNVRRLLSISLFILGIVLLRGIVDLAGAFATQFLAQRLERDAREELYTSLLGKSQTFHNRQRVGDIMARAANDVRQLNPMINPGIGLIAESMIGIVTPLIFIGFLNLELLIAPIIFFVTFIFALRSYIRQLGPVSGAMRYQFGMMNAGLNETIVGIEVVKATAQEALERQKFNRNASLYKDHFVKQGQVQARYLPILLFWIAFSLGFAHGLWLLYQGSLSVGELVAYMGLMGVLRFPIFISIFTFSLVQLGVAGAKRILTLIDEETELDENSGGHTGPIRGEVEFNNVNFGFGDKGGGEILSNLSFRIEPGETVAIVGQTGSGKSTLTRLVNRIYDVSDGSLQIDKRDVRDWNLESLRSQISVIEQDIFLFSRSIAENIGFGLGQEVTIEQIKQAARSAQAHEFISNFQDGYDTIIGERGATLSGGQRQRLAIARALLTNPRILVLDDSTSAIDSATEDEIQIAINRVLQGRTTFIITHRLSQIRKADTILVMHQGKIVAQGNHGQLLSTSDIYQRIFASRE; the protein is encoded by the coding sequence ATTACTGTACGTAATACTCAACCCAACCGGGAGTTTAGAGTCGACGGTGAGTACACCTATGACCGATCAAGTCCTGTGCGATGGGTTATCTCGCACCTATTACGTTATAAGTCTTTTTTGTTGGGCTTCCTCGTCAGTGTGGTTTTGCTCAATATCTTTAACAGCGCCATCCCACGTCTTGCGGGGGTAGCCTTTGACCAAGTGATCGGAAACGACCTAAACGTACGCAGATTACTCTCAATCTCTCTATTCATTCTAGGCATAGTCCTGTTACGTGGGATAGTTGACCTAGCGGGCGCCTTTGCAACACAATTCCTTGCCCAGCGGCTGGAAAGAGACGCTCGCGAAGAACTCTACACTAGCCTGCTTGGAAAAAGCCAAACTTTCCATAACAGGCAACGTGTTGGTGACATAATGGCACGCGCTGCAAACGATGTACGCCAACTGAATCCCATGATCAATCCAGGCATAGGTCTAATCGCCGAGTCGATGATTGGGATCGTCACACCATTAATCTTTATTGGATTTCTCAACCTCGAACTACTTATCGCACCAATTATCTTCTTTGTCACATTTATCTTTGCATTGCGTTCCTACATTAGACAGCTAGGTCCTGTTTCAGGAGCTATGAGATATCAATTCGGGATGATGAACGCTGGACTTAACGAAACTATTGTGGGCATTGAAGTTGTAAAAGCTACCGCCCAAGAAGCTCTTGAGAGACAGAAGTTTAACCGGAATGCAAGTCTCTATAAAGATCACTTTGTCAAGCAGGGACAGGTACAAGCGCGTTATCTTCCCATCCTATTATTCTGGATTGCATTCTCGCTGGGTTTCGCCCACGGCCTGTGGCTACTTTATCAGGGAAGCTTATCTGTCGGAGAACTTGTTGCTTACATGGGCCTCATGGGCGTATTGCGCTTTCCGATCTTCATCTCAATTTTCACTTTTTCCTTAGTCCAGCTTGGTGTTGCTGGAGCAAAGCGCATCCTAACGCTAATCGATGAGGAAACTGAACTAGACGAGAACTCTGGTGGCCATACAGGTCCTATTCGTGGTGAGGTGGAGTTCAATAATGTAAATTTCGGGTTTGGCGACAAAGGTGGTGGCGAAATATTAAGCAATTTGTCGTTCCGAATCGAGCCCGGTGAGACTGTAGCTATTGTCGGTCAAACTGGATCAGGAAAGAGCACATTAACGCGACTTGTTAACCGTATTTATGATGTCAGCGACGGTAGCCTCCAGATTGATAAACGCGACGTCCGCGATTGGAACCTGGAATCTTTACGCTCACAAATATCGGTAATCGAGCAGGATATATTCCTATTCTCCAGGTCTATCGCCGAAAACATTGGTTTCGGGCTCGGCCAGGAGGTTACTATCGAGCAAATCAAGCAAGCTGCTCGATCGGCGCAGGCACACGAGTTCATCTCGAACTTTCAGGATGGTTATGACACGATTATTGGGGAGCGTGGAGCTACTCTCTCAGGTGGCCAACGTCAACGCCTAGCTATCGCCCGTGCATTACTTACCAACCCACGCATTCTTGTCTTAGACGACTCTACTAGCGCAATAGACAGTGCAACGGAGGACGAGATACAAATAGCAATCAATCGTGTCTTACAAGGTCGCACGACCTTCATTATCACTCATCGACTATCCCAAATCCGTAAAGCCGATACTATCTTGGTAATGCATCAAGGAAAAATCGTGGCACAAGGTAATCATGGGCAACTCCTTAGTACTTCCGACATCTATCAACGCATTTTTGCGAGTCGGGAATAG
- the tsf gene encoding elongation factor Ts (EF-Ts; functions during elongation stage of protein translation; forms a dimer; associates with EF-Tu-GDP complex and promotes exchange of GDP to GTP resulting in regeneration of the active form of EF-Tu), protein MAVSMQDIKQLRAITGAGILDVKNALEETDGDVDRAAQLLRERGIAGASKKAGRTASEGFVGSYVHHNGKIATLVELNSETDFVSRNEVFQELAKNLAIHVAMANPSYLQREDIPQDTENSERETLRNQALEEGKPESVIDKIVEGRLGKFYEEIVFLEQPYVKDDKKTVEQLVKEAVATLGENIQIGSFCRISIGE, encoded by the coding sequence ATGGCTGTATCTATGCAAGATATCAAACAGCTTCGGGCTATTACCGGAGCAGGAATCTTAGACGTAAAAAATGCCCTTGAGGAGACTGATGGGGATGTAGATCGGGCAGCCCAATTGCTCCGGGAGCGGGGAATAGCTGGGGCGTCAAAGAAAGCTGGCCGGACTGCCTCTGAGGGATTTGTCGGTAGCTACGTGCATCACAATGGCAAGATTGCTACCTTGGTTGAACTTAATAGCGAAACAGATTTCGTTTCTCGAAACGAGGTTTTTCAAGAACTTGCCAAAAACCTTGCCATTCACGTTGCGATGGCAAACCCAAGTTATTTACAACGTGAAGATATACCACAAGACACCGAAAATTCTGAGCGTGAAACGCTCCGCAACCAGGCACTAGAAGAGGGAAAGCCGGAAAGTGTAATCGATAAAATAGTTGAAGGTAGGCTCGGGAAATTTTACGAAGAAATTGTTTTCCTGGAGCAGCCCTACGTTAAAGATGACAAGAAAACTGTCGAACAGTTGGTCAAAGAAGCAGTTGCTACCCTAGGGGAGAACATTCAGATCGGTAGTTTCTGCCGAATTTCAATAGGAGAATGA
- a CDS encoding 6,7-dimethyl-8-ribityllumazine synthase — protein MTTFEGNYQGKGLRLALIVSRFNDFITRRLLKGAQDTLRLHGVATDDIDIAWVPGAVEIPLVARSLAQSDRYQAIITLGAVIRGATDHYEHVCGIVSSGVSRASIDTGVPVIFGVITTDTIEQAVERAGTKAGNKGAEAAMSALEMATLLDKIRS, from the coding sequence ATGACAACTTTCGAAGGAAACTATCAGGGTAAGGGGTTACGTCTGGCCCTAATAGTGAGCCGCTTCAATGATTTCATAACTCGGCGGCTTCTAAAGGGGGCACAAGATACCTTGCGTCTTCACGGCGTAGCCACCGACGATATAGACATAGCCTGGGTACCTGGCGCGGTAGAGATTCCTCTTGTGGCCCGTTCTTTAGCGCAGAGCGATCGTTATCAGGCGATAATCACGTTAGGAGCGGTTATTCGTGGCGCTACTGATCATTACGAACACGTTTGTGGGATTGTGTCTAGTGGGGTTTCCCGAGCCAGTATTGATACTGGCGTCCCGGTGATTTTTGGGGTAATTACTACCGATACGATTGAACAGGCGGTTGAACGGGCTGGAACAAAAGCTGGGAACAAGGGTGCTGAGGCAGCTATGAGTGCGTTAGAGATGGCTACCTTGCTCGATAAGATTCGGAGTTAA
- a CDS encoding succinyldiaminopimelate aminotransferase (catalyzes the formation of N-succinyl-2-L-amino-6-oxoheptanedioate and L-glutamate from N-succinyl-L-2,6-diaminoheptanedioate and 2-oxoglutarate), translating to MTRNRWASRRVEAMPVNMFETMERAKKEAQRRGNEVIDLSIGSSDLIPPLGALEALRVATTDPSANGYCLHAGTSELREAASAWYAGRYGFQVDPEYNVLTLIGSQEGLANLLLATTDPGDTILLPDPGYPSYFGAAAVAGLRVSLLPLEAHNRFLPDLSAIPSDIAIRSRAMVLNYPNNPTAAVAEEGFLREAIAFCCDNEILLIHDFPYIDMVYGDYEAPSILALPGGLEVGVELFSCSKSFHMGGFRIGWAIGNVDVISALARVKGSIDFNQYLGIQRAAVVALKQPRKKLRHDASIFQDRRDALVTHLNHLGWDLPLPRATMYVWSRIPDGYDDSFSFTVQLAEETGVCLAPGRGFGEQGEGFVRFALVREPKTLIRAVEKIKTFTA from the coding sequence ATGACTCGTAACCGTTGGGCTTCCCGTCGAGTTGAAGCAATGCCAGTTAATATGTTCGAGACGATGGAGCGTGCTAAAAAAGAGGCGCAACGTCGCGGGAATGAAGTAATCGACCTGTCGATTGGTTCGTCAGATCTGATTCCGCCCTTAGGTGCTTTGGAAGCTCTTAGGGTAGCTACGACTGATCCTTCAGCCAATGGTTACTGTCTCCATGCCGGCACTAGTGAGTTGAGGGAAGCTGCTAGCGCTTGGTATGCGGGTCGTTACGGATTCCAGGTTGATCCAGAATACAACGTTTTGACTCTTATTGGGTCCCAGGAAGGCCTTGCGAACTTGTTACTAGCTACTACAGATCCTGGTGATACCATTTTGCTTCCTGATCCAGGTTACCCATCGTATTTCGGAGCCGCCGCGGTGGCGGGTCTACGAGTCTCTCTGCTTCCTCTCGAGGCCCATAATAGATTTTTGCCTGACCTATCTGCCATACCCTCTGATATAGCGATTCGGTCACGAGCCATGGTGCTTAATTACCCAAATAATCCTACCGCTGCTGTTGCGGAAGAGGGATTCTTGCGTGAAGCTATAGCCTTTTGCTGTGATAACGAGATTTTGTTGATCCATGATTTTCCGTACATCGATATGGTGTACGGCGACTATGAGGCACCCTCGATTTTAGCTCTGCCAGGAGGATTAGAGGTCGGTGTCGAACTATTCTCGTGCAGTAAGAGTTTCCACATGGGCGGTTTTCGCATCGGTTGGGCAATAGGCAACGTTGACGTCATATCGGCTCTAGCGCGGGTTAAGGGTTCAATCGATTTTAATCAGTACTTGGGAATTCAGAGAGCAGCTGTTGTGGCTCTCAAACAGCCTCGAAAGAAATTGAGGCACGATGCATCGATTTTCCAAGATAGGCGTGACGCTTTGGTAACACACTTGAATCATCTAGGGTGGGATTTGCCCCTTCCAAGAGCAACAATGTATGTTTGGTCACGAATTCCTGATGGATATGACGACTCGTTCTCATTTACAGTACAGCTTGCTGAAGAGACCGGGGTGTGCCTTGCTCCGGGTAGAGGATTCGGAGAGCAGGGAGAAGGATTCGTGAGATTTGCCCTTGTACGTGAACCGAAAACACTCATTCGTGCTGTAGAAAAAATTAAAACCTTCACTGCTTAA
- a CDS encoding ribosome recycling factor, protein MESVLTETNERMQKSLDAFDSNIATIRTGRANPDVLSRIGVSYYGTNTPLNQLATVSSPDPRTLLITPFDKSVIQDIEKAVQESDLGFNPSNQGEAIYITVPALNDDRRRELVRTAKNMAEEAKVAIRNIRRDSNVELKELHAENLLTEDDVRLGETEIQKLTNQFTSDIDEHLNRKENDIMEV, encoded by the coding sequence ATGGAAAGCGTTCTAACCGAAACTAACGAACGAATGCAAAAGTCTCTTGACGCATTTGATTCTAACATCGCCACGATCCGTACCGGCCGAGCAAATCCCGATGTCCTCAGTCGAATAGGGGTTAGCTATTATGGAACTAACACCCCCCTCAACCAACTGGCCACCGTGTCCAGCCCCGACCCCCGAACTTTGCTGATCACACCATTTGACAAGAGTGTCATTCAGGACATCGAAAAAGCTGTACAGGAGAGTGATCTGGGATTCAACCCAAGTAATCAAGGTGAGGCAATCTACATTACCGTCCCTGCCCTTAACGATGATCGCAGACGTGAATTAGTTAGAACGGCAAAAAATATGGCTGAAGAGGCGAAGGTTGCCATCCGTAACATACGACGGGACTCAAACGTTGAACTAAAGGAACTACATGCAGAGAATCTCCTCACTGAAGATGACGTACGTCTAGGCGAAACTGAAATCCAGAAACTAACCAACCAGTTCACGAGTGACATTGACGAACACCTGAACCGAAAAGAAAACGACATCATGGAGGTCTGA
- a CDS encoding dehydratase produces the protein MKISNVTPLVLGTPWRDILFVKVETDEGLVGVGETRPLNRTDTLLGYLQETVYRYVLGTDPFDVERLVQRTLREDYGRAGEIAMTGAALIEVACWDIIGKATDQPVYRLLGGAVRDKIKAYANGWYQVERTPEEFHKAAKVVVEKGYRGLKFDPFGAGFYELDAPEKRKVVAMVEAVRDGVGPDVEILIEMHGRFNPVTAVAIARELAPFKPAWIEEPVPPENMAALRDVREAVLPLGIPIATGERIHTPYEYRDLFSQQAADIIQPDISHFGGLLATKKLAATAETNYLLIAPHNVGGPVSTAAALHLAASTTNFKIQEHFNDFADSHVKQAAPGVPEVIDGYFSLPDGPGLGVELNEDFIAEHPRQGKHFNLFADDWQLRDKRKD, from the coding sequence GTGAAGATTTCTAACGTCACACCGCTCGTGCTCGGGACCCCCTGGCGCGACATCCTATTTGTCAAAGTCGAAACTGACGAGGGACTTGTCGGTGTCGGTGAGACGAGACCACTCAACCGGACCGATACACTTCTCGGTTATCTCCAGGAAACCGTATACCGTTACGTACTAGGCACGGATCCTTTCGATGTGGAGCGCCTAGTACAGCGAACTCTTCGGGAGGATTATGGCCGCGCGGGGGAGATCGCTATGACGGGCGCGGCACTGATTGAAGTAGCCTGCTGGGACATCATCGGCAAAGCAACAGACCAACCAGTTTACCGACTACTTGGCGGGGCCGTCCGAGATAAAATCAAAGCTTATGCCAACGGTTGGTATCAAGTTGAGAGGACTCCGGAAGAGTTCCACAAGGCAGCGAAGGTTGTGGTTGAGAAGGGTTATCGCGGCCTTAAGTTTGACCCCTTCGGTGCTGGATTCTACGAACTTGACGCTCCTGAGAAGCGCAAAGTGGTAGCTATGGTCGAGGCTGTACGCGATGGAGTTGGCCCCGACGTCGAAATTCTTATCGAGATGCACGGTCGTTTTAACCCTGTTACCGCGGTTGCGATTGCCCGAGAGTTAGCACCTTTCAAACCAGCTTGGATTGAGGAACCAGTCCCACCAGAGAACATGGCAGCACTGCGTGATGTTCGTGAAGCAGTACTACCTCTCGGCATTCCAATTGCCACGGGGGAACGGATTCACACTCCCTACGAGTACCGAGACCTATTCTCGCAACAGGCTGCCGACATTATCCAACCAGACATCAGTCACTTTGGAGGCTTGTTAGCCACCAAAAAACTCGCTGCTACCGCTGAGACTAACTACCTTCTTATCGCCCCACATAATGTGGGAGGTCCTGTCTCTACTGCTGCAGCTCTCCATCTCGCTGCATCAACGACAAACTTCAAGATCCAGGAACACTTCAACGACTTCGCTGACAGTCACGTTAAACAGGCTGCTCCCGGCGTACCTGAAGTGATAGATGGCTATTTTTCATTACCAGATGGTCCGGGTCTTGGTGTCGAATTAAATGAGGATTTCATCGCCGAACACCCACGCCAAGGGAAGCATTTCAACCTCTTCGCAGACGATTGGCAGCTGCGAGACAAACGCAAAGACTAA
- a CDS encoding acyltransferase encodes MVSVEESFDGLGEGRRYDIDWLRVIAIGLLLVYHIVIVFQPWAAFIGFPVSKEPLEAIWPFTELLNVWRIPLLFMVSGMGVFFAIRRRSWWQLWVERSRRILLPLIFGFFTIIPLHVLIFLKFYGEGFQYIPNPGHLWFLGNIFLYVLLLTPIFFFLKRHPNNVLFVSLRLLLSLPGGVYVFVLPFVLEVLLIKPENFAYYLPPYFGNRILGLEAFHGLLLGFLAFFLGFLLMALGKVFWRNLEGHRYTSLSVGVTLFLIRWLVFHFDGMPDILRAVESMMWILAVLAFGYRYLNRSSPALAYLSQAAYPFYIVHMVFLYLAAFCVLQTEIPVALGFLVVIILTFGGCFASFELLRRVGFLRPLFGMNPKRPSNL; translated from the coding sequence ATGGTGAGCGTTGAAGAGTCTTTTGATGGGTTAGGGGAAGGCCGCCGTTACGATATTGACTGGCTTAGGGTCATCGCCATAGGCCTTCTTTTGGTTTACCACATTGTGATTGTTTTTCAACCTTGGGCTGCCTTTATTGGGTTCCCAGTTAGCAAAGAGCCTTTAGAAGCTATCTGGCCATTTACGGAGTTGCTTAATGTTTGGAGGATTCCCCTCCTATTCATGGTTTCTGGTATGGGTGTTTTTTTTGCAATTAGGCGTAGAAGTTGGTGGCAATTATGGGTGGAACGATCTAGACGAATCCTACTACCACTTATTTTTGGTTTTTTCACGATTATTCCCCTCCACGTACTAATTTTCTTAAAATTCTATGGTGAAGGTTTTCAATATATTCCCAACCCTGGCCACTTGTGGTTCCTCGGCAACATTTTTTTATATGTCTTGTTGTTAACCCCAATATTCTTTTTTTTGAAGCGGCATCCAAACAATGTTCTTTTCGTATCATTGCGCCTCCTCTTGTCTTTACCGGGCGGGGTTTATGTGTTTGTTTTGCCGTTTGTGCTGGAGGTCTTATTAATCAAGCCAGAGAATTTTGCTTATTATTTGCCACCATATTTTGGTAACAGGATACTCGGATTAGAAGCCTTTCATGGCTTGCTGTTGGGTTTTTTAGCCTTCTTTTTGGGGTTTTTATTGATGGCATTAGGAAAGGTGTTCTGGCGAAACCTTGAAGGGCATAGGTACACGAGCCTAAGTGTTGGTGTAACGTTATTCTTAATTCGTTGGTTAGTTTTCCATTTTGACGGGATGCCTGACATACTGAGGGCAGTTGAATCGATGATGTGGATTCTAGCTGTGCTTGCTTTTGGATATCGTTACCTGAATCGATCTAGCCCTGCACTAGCTTACCTAAGTCAAGCTGCGTATCCGTTCTACATAGTCCATATGGTTTTCCTCTACTTGGCAGCCTTTTGTGTTCTTCAGACTGAAATTCCGGTGGCGCTTGGGTTTCTAGTGGTTATAATTTTGACCTTTGGTGGGTGTTTTGCTTCGTTTGAACTCCTGCGTAGGGTCGGGTTCCTCCGTCCTCTATTTGGAATGAATCCTAAGCGACCAAGTAACCTATAG
- a CDS encoding phosphatidate cytidylyltransferase produces MRVPAATPPDRISPNAFGRDRILFGLAAFLIALLAIWVGFPLLAPIYLLLSCVGLYEYSRLLKLRGISIQLRSLWLVTALTVPASLPAQILGGHSPIEGLSWRILLLILFVIYVIILKLINPKKYSLSNVVATVLGYVYIPWLFSFVITLRYYPDNILGLWSLAIPILAVIGADTGGLFFGALFGRRKLIPRISPKKTIEGALGGLVLATIGVVCILALLHKVSGPDIGWGDGIALGLLAATGAQIGDLIESLFKRWVGVKDAGVLLPGHGGVLDRIDSVIVAMPTAYLFLALFIVVK; encoded by the coding sequence ATGCGAGTTCCCGCAGCTACTCCACCTGACCGAATATCACCCAATGCCTTTGGGCGAGACCGGATACTATTCGGATTAGCTGCGTTCTTAATTGCCCTCCTAGCGATTTGGGTTGGATTCCCTCTACTTGCACCTATTTACCTATTGCTTTCCTGTGTAGGGCTATACGAGTACAGCCGTTTACTCAAACTCCGTGGTATCTCAATACAACTTCGTAGCCTTTGGTTAGTTACTGCCCTAACAGTTCCAGCGTCACTCCCAGCACAAATTTTAGGCGGTCATTCACCAATCGAAGGCCTAAGTTGGCGCATTTTGCTCCTAATCTTATTCGTCATTTACGTCATTATTCTCAAGCTCATCAATCCAAAAAAATATTCCCTTAGTAATGTCGTCGCGACTGTTCTTGGTTATGTATACATTCCCTGGTTATTTTCCTTCGTCATCACCCTCCGCTACTATCCGGACAATATTTTGGGCTTATGGTCACTAGCGATTCCAATACTGGCCGTAATTGGCGCTGATACAGGAGGCCTCTTTTTCGGTGCCCTCTTTGGGCGGCGAAAGTTAATCCCAAGAATCAGCCCGAAAAAGACCATAGAAGGCGCCCTTGGAGGACTTGTACTAGCTACTATCGGAGTAGTTTGTATTCTTGCCCTATTACATAAGGTGAGTGGCCCTGATATCGGGTGGGGTGATGGCATAGCACTAGGACTCTTAGCTGCAACTGGTGCCCAAATAGGTGATCTTATAGAATCCCTGTTTAAGCGGTGGGTAGGAGTAAAAGATGCCGGTGTTCTACTTCCTGGCCATGGTGGAGTTCTTGATCGGATCGATAGCGTCATAGTAGCAATGCCTACCGCTTACTTATTCTTGGCTCTATTCATCGTCGTTAAGTAA